The following coding sequences are from one Rhipicephalus microplus isolate Deutch F79 chromosome 3, USDA_Rmic, whole genome shotgun sequence window:
- the LOC142803723 gene encoding uncharacterized protein LOC142803723, producing MEEYKKAWPDMVLEIKSTALALHYHCVESFNPREMVTRLRHHVGDAVIEGKGIVDVRTVSKDVPCLQVNPAMCAGDDVTDEDMFDVCKGLSIRVGRVPSKADYYVDGMADIHSLLEELIKTC from the coding sequence ATGGAGGAATACAAAAAGGCGTGGCCGGACATGGTATTGGAGATCAAAAGCACCGCTCTAGCATTACACTACCATTGCGTTGAGAGCTTCAACCCGAGAGAGATGGTCACGAGACTCCGGCATCACGTGGGCGATGCAGTGATCGAGGGCAAGGGGATTGTAGATGTGCGCACCGTGAGCAAGGATGTGCCCTGTCTCCAAGTCAATCCTGCAATGTGTGCCGGTGACGACGTGACCGATGAAGACATGTTCGATGTGTGCAAGGGTCTGTCCATTCGTGTGGGCAGGGTACCCTCCAAGGCGGATTACTATGTCGACGGCATGGCCGACATTCACAGTTTGCTGGAGGAGCTTATTAAGACCTGTTAA